The genomic segment TGATATTAACATCCATGAATACGAATGAAGCATTATCTTCAATACCGTCTGCAAAAACATTTTCTGCCAAAAAAGCGCAAACTGAAAACGAGAGAACTACAATGATTGCCACAAACCGCCTCTTTTGCATCTCCGTTCATCCCCAAACTACTCTTGTATCACAAGCCGAGATAAGAACGTTTGACATGTTCGTTGTGCATCAGATCATCGGCGTTGCTTTCAATCGCAAGGGTACCGTTCTCAATAACGTAACCCCTGTCTATGACCTTCAAACCCTGTCGAACATTCTGTTCCGAAAGGATCATAGATACTCCTTCGGACTTTATTACGGAAAGCTTCTCGAAGAGCTCGGAAACTAAAGAAGGCTGAAGTCCCACAGAAGGTTCGTCAAGAATAAGCAGCCTTGGAATTGCCATTAGCGATCGGCCGACAGCCAACATTCTTTGTTGTCCTCCGCTCATCGTTCCAGCTAACTGATAAGCGCGTTCCTTCAGGATCGGGAATATTTTGAAGACAAACTCCAACCTCTCGTCGACTCTGTCTCTTGCCTCCTTGATATACGCGGCTCCGATTTTCAGGTTTTCAAGAACCGTCATTATTGGGAACAACTCACCGTCTTGCGGAACTACCGAGATCCCCTTCCTCACAATCGTGTGAGTTTCATAGGGAAGAAGGGACTCGCCTTCAAAGAGGATTTCTCCTTCTTTCGGTTTCACAAGACCGATTATGGAATTTATCAAAGTTGTCTTTCCCGCTCCGTTGGGACCAAAAAGGCCAACTGCCTCCTTTTCGACTGAGAAAGAAAAGTCCGAAATAACTTGAATTCTTCCGTAAGAAACGTATAGATTTTTGACTTCAAGCATCAGGCATCCTCCCCCAGGTAAGCTGTGATAACGTTGTGTTGCTGCGAGACTTCACTGTACGGACCCTCTGCCAGTATTTCGCCTCTATCCAGAACGACAACTCGCTCTGTGATCTCCCTTATTACGCTCATCACGTGCTCGATAATGCAAATCGTCACACCAGTATTCCTAATCTTCCTGACAGTATCTATCATCTCTCTAGTCTCATCCATGTTCAATCCAGACATCACTTCATCAAGGAAGAGGATTTTCGGATTCGTGGCCATCGCTCTTGCAATTTCTATTTTCTTTATCTCAAGCACAGTTATCTTATCAAGGGTTTCCCCTGGCTTGGACAAACCGATTGTTTCGCAAAGCTTCAATGCACTTTTTCTACTCTCGTTTAGCTTTTCGCCCTTTCCAAAGAGACCGCCTATCATAACATTTTCAATCACAGTGAGGTTCTTCAGTGGTCTTGCAATTTGAAAGGTTCTT from the Mesotoga infera genome contains:
- a CDS encoding ABC transporter ATP-binding protein, coding for MLEVKNLYVSYGRIQVISDFSFSVEKEAVGLFGPNGAGKTTLINSIIGLVKPKEGEILFEGESLLPYETHTIVRKGISVVPQDGELFPIMTVLENLKIGAAYIKEARDRVDERLEFVFKIFPILKERAYQLAGTMSGGQQRMLAVGRSLMAIPRLLILDEPSVGLQPSLVSELFEKLSVIKSEGVSMILSEQNVRQGLKVIDRGYVIENGTLAIESNADDLMHNEHVKRSYLGL
- a CDS encoding ABC transporter ATP-binding protein is translated as MSILKVEGVTKRFGGLVAVNNVTMEVQKGEILGLIGPNGAGKTTLTNLISGVHTVSEGKIVFDGTDITLLPAHKRCNLGIARTFQIARPLKNLTVIENVMIGGLFGKGEKLNESRKSALKLCETIGLSKPGETLDKITVLEIKKIEIARAMATNPKILFLDEVMSGLNMDETREMIDTVRKIRNTGVTICIIEHVMSVIREITERVVVLDRGEILAEGPYSEVSQQHNVITAYLGEDA